In Pelecanus crispus isolate bPelCri1 chromosome Z, bPelCri1.pri, whole genome shotgun sequence, the following are encoded in one genomic region:
- the PTGR1 gene encoding prostaglandin reductase 1 isoform X2 → MVTAKAWVLKKHFEGFPKTSDFDLKTIELPNLKDGELLLESVFLSVDPYMRPYSRRDMKEGDIMIGTQVARTVESKNPAFTVGTFVVARSGWRTHFISDGKDLQLLPSSWPESLPKSLALGAVGMPGLTAYFGLLEVCKMKPGETVLVNAAAGAVGSVVGQLAKIGGCKVVGCAGSDAKVAYLKKIGFDEAFNYKTVTSLDEALRKASPDGYDCFFDNVGGKFASIAINHMKKYGRIAVCGAISQYNDSVPQQGPYMQVPMIFKELQMEGFIVTRWNNRREEGLKALLKWVVEGKVKCHEQVTEGFENMPMAFIGMLKGENLGKAIVKV, encoded by the exons ATGGTGACTGCCAAGGCGTGGGTTCTGAAGAAGCATTTTGAGGGTTTCCCCAAAACCAGTGACTTTGACCTGAAAACAATAGAGCTGCCAAACCTAAAGGATGGAG AGTTGCTGCTTGAATCAGTGTTTCTTAGTGTTGATCCTTACATGAG ACCTTACAGTCGAAGGGACATGAAGGAAGGGGACATAATGATAGGCACACAGGTTGCCAG GACTGTAGAAAGCAAGAATCCTGCTTTCACAGTGGGGACCTTTGTTGTGGCTAGAAGTGGCTGGAGAACTCATTTCATCTCTGATGGGAAAGACCTACAACTCCTTCCTTCCAGTTGGCCAGAATCACTCCCCAAATCTCTGGCTCTTGGGGCAGTTGGCATGCCAGG ccTCACTGCATATTTTGGTCTGCTGGAGGTCTGCAAGATGAAGCCAGGAGAGACGGTGCTGGTTAATGCTGCAGCTGGCGCTGTGGGCTCTGTGGTGGGGCAGCTTGCTAAAATTGGG GGTTGCAAAGTGGTTGGCTGTGCTGGGTCAGATGCCAAAGTTgcctatttgaaaaaaataggcTTTGATGAAGCCTTTAATTACAAGACTGTTACATCTTTGGATGAAGCACTGCGTAAAGCCTCTCCTGATGGCTACGACTGTTTCTTTGACAAT GTGGGTGGAAAATTTGCCAGTATTGCTATCAACCATATGAAGAAATATGGAAGGATTGCAGTCTGTGGAGCCATCTCTCAGTACAATGACTCTGTGCCTCAGCAAG GGCCTTACATGCAGGTTCCAATGATCTTCAAAGAGCTTCAAATGGAAGGGTTTATTGTGACCCGCTGGAATAACCGCCGGGAGGAAGGTCTGAAGGCACTGCTAAAATGGGTCGTGGAG GGAAAAGTAAAGTGCCATGAACAAGTCACTGAAGGATTTGAGAACATGCCAATGGCTTTCATTGGAATGTTAAAGGGAGAAAATCTTGGAAAAGCCATTGTAAAAGTGTGA
- the PTGR1 gene encoding prostaglandin reductase 1 isoform X1 codes for MVTAKAWVLKKHFEGFPKTSDFDLKTIELPNLKDGELLLESVFLSVDPYMRPYSRRDMKEGDIMIGTQVARTVESKNPAFTVGTFVVARSGWRTHFISDGKDLQLLPSSWPESLPKSLALGAVGMPGLTAYFGLLEVCKMKPGETVLVNAAAGAVGSVVGQLAKIGGCKVVGCAGSDAKVAYLKKIGFDEAFNYKTVTSLDEALRKASPDGYDCFFDNVGGKFASIAINHMKKYGRIAVCGAISQYNDSVPQQGPYMQVPMIFKELQMEGFIVTRWNNRREEGLKALLKWVVEVRKEGVVFCKVYSHHSFSLCKGSLVIAVEVRCQHDTFLPPDLIFEPFGDTETTVNVPDPFCFVETCDVSLLTKIYSRIHVGFEKGCL; via the exons ATGGTGACTGCCAAGGCGTGGGTTCTGAAGAAGCATTTTGAGGGTTTCCCCAAAACCAGTGACTTTGACCTGAAAACAATAGAGCTGCCAAACCTAAAGGATGGAG AGTTGCTGCTTGAATCAGTGTTTCTTAGTGTTGATCCTTACATGAG ACCTTACAGTCGAAGGGACATGAAGGAAGGGGACATAATGATAGGCACACAGGTTGCCAG GACTGTAGAAAGCAAGAATCCTGCTTTCACAGTGGGGACCTTTGTTGTGGCTAGAAGTGGCTGGAGAACTCATTTCATCTCTGATGGGAAAGACCTACAACTCCTTCCTTCCAGTTGGCCAGAATCACTCCCCAAATCTCTGGCTCTTGGGGCAGTTGGCATGCCAGG ccTCACTGCATATTTTGGTCTGCTGGAGGTCTGCAAGATGAAGCCAGGAGAGACGGTGCTGGTTAATGCTGCAGCTGGCGCTGTGGGCTCTGTGGTGGGGCAGCTTGCTAAAATTGGG GGTTGCAAAGTGGTTGGCTGTGCTGGGTCAGATGCCAAAGTTgcctatttgaaaaaaataggcTTTGATGAAGCCTTTAATTACAAGACTGTTACATCTTTGGATGAAGCACTGCGTAAAGCCTCTCCTGATGGCTACGACTGTTTCTTTGACAAT GTGGGTGGAAAATTTGCCAGTATTGCTATCAACCATATGAAGAAATATGGAAGGATTGCAGTCTGTGGAGCCATCTCTCAGTACAATGACTCTGTGCCTCAGCAAG GGCCTTACATGCAGGTTCCAATGATCTTCAAAGAGCTTCAAATGGAAGGGTTTATTGTGACCCGCTGGAATAACCGCCGGGAGGAAGGTCTGAAGGCACTGCTAAAATGGGTCGTGGAGGTAAGGAAGGAAGGGGTAGTTTTCTGTAAGGTGTACTCACACCATAGCTTCTCTCTTTGCAAGGGGTCTCTTGTCATAGCTGTTGAGGTGAGGTGCCAGCATGATACTTTTCTTCCACCTGACTTGATCTTTGAGCCTTTTGGGGACACTGAAACCACAGTGAACGTGCCTGATCCCTTCTGCTTTGTTGAGACCTGCGATGTTAGCTTGTTAACTAAGATATATTCCAGAATACATGTAGGCTTTGAAAAGGGATGCTTATAG